Genomic segment of bacterium:
TTCTTTATAGTCCTATAGATTGTGAGCAATTTGTGAGGAGTTTAGTTGACAACGAAAATAGAGAGTATATAGCTTATTTTGGCAGACTGGCTAAAATAAAGTGTCCTGAACTTTTTGTTTATGCTGCTTCCATAATCTCTGAGAAATTCCCGAAACAAAAGTTTCTCATAATAGGCGACGGCCCGGAGACAGCGAGGCTTAAAAGGCTTCTCGAAAAATTCGGGCTCGCGGATAAGACCACGATTACTGGCTGGGTATCCTCCCCGATAGATTATCTTAGGCGGGTTAAGATTCTTGTTCATACTGCCCCTTATGAAGGTTTTGGAAGGGTGGTCGCTGAGGCTATATGTTCGGGTGCGGCGGTGGTATCATGTGGCCGTGGGGGCGTCGAAGAAATTCTTGGAAATAATGCTGGCGGAATATTGGTCGAACCCTCCCCGAAAAAAATGGCAGAAACTACACTGTCTATACTCAATGACGCGAGATTGATGAGTAGTTTGGTTGAAAGCGGGAGAAGAAAAATTCTTGAAAATTTTTCCAAAGAAAGGTTCGCCAACGATTTCAATAAAATGGTTGACCAAATAGTCGGGGATAAGTTGTGAGGGTTTGTTTTTTAACATCGTATCATCCACCCAAGGATGTAAGGCTTTACTGGAAAATGGCACGGGCACTCGTTTCTGCCGGGCATGAGGTTGTGTTTCTTCTGATGACTAACGAGCCAGCACCTGACCCCGAAACTAATTTAGAATGGGTTGTAGTTAGAAAGCCGGGGAACAGGTATTTAAGGGTTGCGAAGTCCGTGGTGATGCTTGTTAAGGCGATGAAGATTAATGCTGATGCGTATCAGATTTGCACTGGTGAGCTTTTGTGGATGGTGCCGCTTTTGAGGTTTTTCAAACCAAAAGCGAAGATTGTTTACGATGCACAGGAACCACTCGGAATATTTATAGCTGCTAAACCGTGGGTGCCAAGATTTTTGAGAGGATTGGTTGAGCGAATAGTTGACTTTTATGAGCGCTCGATGGTGGAGTTTGTCGATGTTGTTATTGCGGTAGCAGAAAAGAATAAGAAAAAATTTGTTCGATGGGGTGCGAAAACTCATCTCGTGCGGAATTTCCCAATACTAAACCATGATGTAGAAGTGATTCCATGGGATTCGCGTGATAAAGTAATACTTTATCTTGGGCTAATATC
This window contains:
- a CDS encoding glycosyltransferase, which encodes MRVCFLTSYHPPKDVRLYWKMARALVSAGHEVVFLLMTNEPAPDPETNLEWVVVRKPGNRYLRVAKSVVMLVKAMKINADAYQICTGELLWMVPLLRFFKPKAKIVYDAQEPLGIFIAAKPWVPRFLRGLVERIVDFYERSMVEFVDVVIAVAEKNKKKFVRWGAKTHLVRNFPILNHDVEVIPWDSRDKVILYLGLISTKRGFDVVLRIAEFLKANPEFGYRIKIIGKLDPGELERLERLISRFPRDVVDLVIDWIPYEKALMEIANARFGLSLFSKDALRHAAATTTNKIFEYMLYGAIPILSYIPEFEEFVSDGADCIFLNPGNEMDDFQIKFSQAIEHGIQMSRTAREKALKRFLWQHEKSKFLKVYE
- a CDS encoding glycosyltransferase translates to MHILFVTSAKTGGALTELVEQVKALKDSHSITVVRMLKDSVPIEFTKEIFLDLPFPKKLPQQVIALKKLPQKLSPIIERENPDIIVSAADVLSYWVGKAAKLHNKPFVPLFQMLCKRKTKLLAKILVRYLLENSDAFCFVSRRLLIDFQNYYKLKLPKAFVLYSPIDCEQFVRSLVDNENREYIAYFGRLAKIKCPELFVYAASIISEKFPKQKFLIIGDGPETARLKRLLEKFGLADKTTITGWVSSPIDYLRRVKILVHTAPYEGFGRVVAEAICSGAAVVSCGRGGVEEILGNNAGGILVEPSPKKMAETTLSILNDARLMSSLVESGRRKILENFSKERFANDFNKMVDQIVGDKL